The following proteins are co-located in the Acipenser ruthenus chromosome 35, fAciRut3.2 maternal haplotype, whole genome shotgun sequence genome:
- the LOC117963020 gene encoding uncharacterized protein LOC117963020 encodes MMPCCLRFGITLLLAVLVTEVWTQNPPLGSVRTECQGSVMMMMLDKSFVGKYFRINVIDNKGALVSLSPRLAAQCGYSLTVDFLGNAKVLASVLSCFAQNTDDETYKLTVQISVFSNSAMTSASSYVQSMTCRYSPWAEREILCERNYMEVSVRRGVPLIEPNFVQDDPDWSLAYPEATAADNSIWKIVFHLPANRKTTMTVAQAMTNGYGINTTPTRILVRAAYNSTESQPQLIQTVPMAVLRSTTFYKQRWMVMMVDTAVTCPTDGTAFTEQTITWSVPRVLPPLVPTPQITTLDVQMGVDGRKLDPATIHNRDYKLDVGPQLITVKIPVGADGGYYKSHVLDNTYVISYSIEPMLEHTWQDGPEKTKYTVLHPITTPFMPRPPVVTNNTVPKARVFNVTLGTFLPDVQLVKIIVGPETLTVPEANLKGYNVQEHVFPNGSKTYTLQVPFEDPNVKQKVTPPDTRTYILPLTYLLNIVPENTPFTHPAVVEAILKDIIPPTVTGYCDGAAFYTMVTYGNMGRNWIPFVGSRELGGNLLALYKYNANSTNFWMTVPYNSVDATYEVISSSGIRSRLDLTLKDIGTMVVVADFSLSCSFPTKMIDCFTNGTMAALAVKVESVPSLSPSQLTLRDPSCRPLQSDAINAVFYFNVNSCGTTRRFDNNLLTYENEVLFTSYRLRVACHYLVNDTKVVQFLYQNNPAPVVQPGLGDLAVIMRLALDSTYNDFYGARDYPVVKYLRRPLYFEVELLYSRDPQAELFLENCWATYSADRNSSPKWDVVVDSCENSADEYLTIFHPVSSNARVLFPSHLKRFEVKMFSFTSGRDALKGQIYFHCSVVICDSNRPSDSLCSRRCIPGKQRLGRSAEGMDGGAVKVFVSSGPIELKRDGSLHFMPRSGQFNVWSLLGAAMGVCSVVVFVAGVVYFWKMPKSVCS; translated from the exons atgatgccgtgttgtcttagatttgg aataacattgctgttagcagtgttagtcactgaagtttggacgcagaacccccctctag gctcggtgaggacagaatgtcaagggagtgttatgatgatgatgttggataagtcttttgttggaaagtattttcgcatcaatgtgattg acaataagggggcgcttgtgtccctctctccaagactggctgcacagtgtggatatagcttaaccgttgacttcttgggaaatgccaaggtccttgcttctgtgctgagttgctttgctcagaacaca gatgatgagacctacaagctgacagtacaaatcagtgtcttctcaaacagtgctatgacttcagcttcctcctatgttcagagcatgacatgccgctattctccatgggcagagagggagattctgtgtgaaagaaactacatggag gtttctgtgagaagaggggtgccacttattgagcccaactttgttcaagatgatcctgattggtcccttgcataccctgag gcaactgctgctgacaacagcatctggaaaattgtgttccatctcccagcaaatagaaagaccactatgactgttgctcaggccatgacaaacggatatggcataaacactacaccaactcgaattctggttagagctgcatacaattccacagaaagccagcctcagttg atccaaactgtaccaatggctgtgctaagatcaaccaccttttataagcaaagatggatggtcatgatggtggacactgcagttacatgtcctactg atggaacagccttcacagaacagacGATTACATGGAGTGTTCCTCGTGTTCTGCCTCCTcttgttccgacaccacaaattactacccttgatgttcaaatgggagttgatggccgcaagcttgaccctgcaacgattcataatagagattataaactggatgtaggtccccagctaatcactgtaaaaattcctgtgggagctgatggtggatattacaag agccatgtattggacaacacctatgtgatctcttactctattgaaccaatgctggagcatacctggcaagatgggcctgagaagaccaagtacacagtacttcatccaataaccactcctttcatgcctcggccaccagttgtcacaaaca atactgttcctaaagccagagtgtttaatgtgaccctggggacattcctgcctgatgtgcagctagtcaaaattatagttggaccagagacgttaactgtgccagaagccaacctaaaaggttataatgtccaggagcatgtctttcccaatggatccaagacctacaccctccaggtgccatttgaggaccccaatgtgaagcaaaag gtaactcctccagacaccagaacctacattctgcccctgacctacttgctgaatatagtgccagagaatacaccctttactcatcctgctgtagtcgaagccattctcaaagacatca ttccacctacagtaactggctactgtgatggtgctgcattctataccatggtaacatatggcaacatgggtcgcaactggattccttttgtgggctcaagagaacttggtggaaatctgcttgccctgtacaagtataatgccaactctaccaatttctggatgactgtcccatacaattcagttgatgccacatatgaa gtgatcagttcttcaggcatcagaagcagacttgacttgaccttgaaggatattgggaccatggttgtggtggctgacttctccctgtcctgcagtttccctacaaagatgattg attgcttcaccaatggaactatggcagctcttgctgtgaaagtggaatctgtccccagcttgtctccaagtcaactaactctaagggatccAAGTTGCCGacctcttcagtctgatgctatcaatgcggttttctacttcaatgtcaactcctgtggcacaactagaagg tttgacaacaacctcctgacttacgagaatgaagtgctgttcacatcttaccg gttgagagttgcctgtcactatctggtcaatgacaccaaggtagtacagttcttgtaccagaataatcctgcacctgtagtccagcctggcttgggggaccttgcagtcatcatgcggcttgcattgg attcaacctacaatgacttctatggagctcgggattaccctgttgtgaagtacttgcgaagacccttgtattttgaggtagagctcctgtacagcagggatccacaggctgaattgtttttggagaactgctgggcaacctattctgctgacaggaatagctctccaaagtgggatgttgttgtggacag ctgtgagaactctgcagatgagtacttgaccatctttcacccagtctccagcaatgcaagagtgctgttcccttcccatctgaagaggtttgaagtgaaaatgttttccttcacaagcggccgggatgcactgaaaggacag atttacttccactgcagtgttgtgatatgtgattcaaaccggccatcagacagcctctgtagcagacggtgcattccagggaaacagaggcttg gtcgcagtgctgaagggatggatggtggtgcagtaaaggtgtttgtgtcttctggcccaattgagctaaagagagatggatcccttcactttatgcctagaagcg gccaattcaatgtgtggtcccttctgggagctgcaatgggtgtgtgttcagtggttgtctttgtagctggagttgtatatttttggaaaatgcccaaaagtgtgtgttcataa